The Nitrospirota bacterium genome has a window encoding:
- a CDS encoding BolA family protein — protein MITPDVLTDYVRKTMPDAAVTVLDRTGTMDHLKVVVISAAFAGKNLLDRHRMIYQALDVPMKDGRIHALELTAKTTDEA, from the coding sequence ATGATCACGCCAGACGTGTTGACCGATTATGTGCGAAAGACGATGCCGGATGCTGCGGTGACGGTCTTGGACCGGACCGGTACGATGGATCATCTCAAAGTGGTGGTGATTTCGGCAGCGTTCGCGGGAAAGAACCTGTTGGACCGGCATCGCATGATCTATCAAGCATTAGATGTTCCGATGAAGGACGGGCGGATTCATGCGCTCGAACTCACAGCCAAAACCACAGACGAAGCCTAG